From the genome of Mugil cephalus isolate CIBA_MC_2020 chromosome 2, CIBA_Mcephalus_1.1, whole genome shotgun sequence, one region includes:
- the LOC125003525 gene encoding tripartite motif-containing protein 16-like, whose product TATTRPKDQDEFWKYSCEITLDPNTANTRLLLSEGNRKVTLMDQHQSYSHHPDRFTGCCHYQVLSRESLTGRCYWEVEWRGGVVNVAVAYKNISRAGRSDECAFGFNDKSWSLFCETNRYTFHHNKVQTPVSGPGSSRVGVYLDHRAGLLSFYSVSETMTLLHRVQTTFTQASLCWTLVIL is encoded by the coding sequence actgccacaaccagACCCAAAGACCAAGATGAATTCTggaaatattcatgtgaaatcacactggatccaaacacagcaaacacacgtctgttattatctgaggggaacagaaaagtaacattaATGGATCAACATCAGTCTTATTCtcatcatccagacagattcactggTTGTTGTCATTatcaggtcctgagtagagagagtctgactggacgttgttactgggaggtggagtggagaggaggagtaGTTAATGTAGCAGTcgcatacaagaatatcagcagagcagggagGTCAGATGAATGTGCATTTGGATtcaatgacaaatcttggtcaTTATTTTGTGAAACAAACAGATACACATTTCACCACAACAAAGTCCAAACTCCTgtctcaggtcctggttcctccagagtaggagtgtacctggatcacagagcaggtcttctgtctttctacagcgtctctgaaaccatgactctcctccacagagtccagaccacattcactcaagCCTCTCTATGCTGGACTCTGGTTATTTTATGA